A window of Fragaria vesca subsp. vesca linkage group LG7, FraVesHawaii_1.0, whole genome shotgun sequence contains these coding sequences:
- the LOC101309981 gene encoding uncharacterized protein LOC101309981, producing the protein MLVQDRSIPKSSKLILNHHLLQPKTFIFPKWVSFSLFKIATISLLAFTIAVFFFLYNNNDSPTTFLCFKSKSHSNIPKPISLPRLNFNSIPPISDKSSKFSVFSSEKWIVVSVSDHPSDSLRKLVRIKGWQVLAIGNSRTPLDWSLKGAIYLSMEDQAKLEFRVLEYLPYESHLRKSVGYLFAIQHGAKMIFDADDRGNVVDNDLGKHFDLKLSKANVMQERILQYGNENPNRTVVNPYIHFGQRSVWPRGLPLENVGEIGHEEFYGEVFGGMQYIQQGISNGLPDVDSVFYLTRRSGSEAFDIKFDEHAPKVALPQGMMAPLNSFNTLFHSNAFWGLMLPVSVSTMASDVLRGYWAQRLLWEIGGHVVVYPPTVYRYDNVEAYPFTEEKDFHVNVGRLIKYLVSWRSGKVKFFDRILELSFLMAKEGFWTEKDVKFTAAWLEDLLAVEYVQPRLKAIKLDQLRPTTISHADRKEFVPLKLPSVHLAVKESETVNYEIGNLIRWRKYFGNVVVVMYVSGPVERTALEWKLLYGRVFKTVVILSDSAKADLGVEQATLDQVYKYLPIIFDRFATAEGFLFLRDNTILNYWNLLQADKAKLWITDKVPQSWTTFSTEGKGSEWFSKQADMVKKVVRTMPVHLQVNYRASGSSKQSLKVCNSEVFYIPRQFVGDFVDLVGLVGKLAIHTKVAMPMFFMAMDLPYKYDSVLNTMIYKPEASFSNYSSIYSAQVPAVYPWTVSSELEFVELIRSMATGDPLLMELF; encoded by the exons ATGTTGGTCCAAGACCGCTCAATCCCAAAATCCTCCAAACTCATTCTCAACCATCACTTGCTTCAACCCAAAACCTTCATCTTCCCCAAATGGGTCTCCTTCAGTCTCTTCAAGATCGCCACCATTTCACTCCTGGCCTTCACCATTGCCGTCTTCTTCTTCCTCTACAACAACAATGACTCCCCCACCACCTTCCTCTGTTTTAAATCCAAATCCCACTCCAACATCCCCAAACCCATTTCACTTCCCAGACTCAACTTCAACTCCATCCCTCCCATTTCTGATAAGTCCTCCAAATTCTCTGTTTTCAGCTCTGAAAAATGGATTGTGGTCTCTGTTTCGGATCATCCATCGGATTCGCTTCGAAAGCTAGTCAGGATCAAAGGCTGGCAAGTTCTTGCAATTGGGAATTCAAGGACTCCATTGGATTGGAGCCTCAAGGGAGCTATATACTTGTCAATGGAGGACCAAGCTAAGCTGGAGTTTCGTGTTTTGGAGTATCTTCCTTATGAGTCTCACCTAAGGAAGAGTGTTGGGTACCTTTTCGCCATTCAGCATGGGGCGAAAATGATATTCGATGCTGATGATCGAGGCAATGTGGTTGATAATGATCTTGGTAAGCACTTTGATTTGAAGCTGTCAAAGGCAAATGTAATGCAGGAGAGGATTTTGCAGTACGGTAATGAGAACCCCAATAGAACAGTTGTGAATCCATACATTCATTTCGGGCAACGGTCTGTTTGGCCTAGAGGTTTGCCTTTGGAAAATGTAGGTGAAATTGGGCATGAAGAGTTCTATGGGGAAGTGTTTGGAGGAATGCAGTACATTCAGCAGGGGATATCCAATGGCTTACCGGATGTGGATTCGGTTTTTTACCTCACTAGGAGGTCAGGGTCGGAAGCATTTGATATAAAGTTTGATGAGCATGCTCCAAAAGTAGCTTTACCACAAGGTATGATGGCGCCTTTGAATTCTTTTAATACATTGTTCCATTCCAATGCATTTTGGGGTTTAATGCTACCTGTTTCGGTTAGTACAATGGCTTCTGATGTCTTGAGGGGTTATTGGGCACAAAGACTGTTGTGGGAAATTGGTGGTCATGTTGTTGTTTATCCTCCTACTGTATATAGATATGATAATGTTGAAGCATATCCATTTACAGAAGAGAAGGATTTTCATGTAAATGTGGGTCGATTGATCAAGTATTTAGTTAGTTGGAGATCTGGTAAGGTCAAGTTTTTTGATAGAATCTTGGAATTAAGTTTTTTAATGGCAAAAGAAGGGTTTTGGACTGAGAAGGATGTGAAGTTCACTGCGGCTTGGCTTGAAGATTTGCTTGCTGTTGAGTATGTTCAGCCGAGGCTGAAGGCCATAAAACTGGATCAGCTTAGACCGACCACCATTAGTCATGCAGATAGGAAGGAATTTGTTCCTCTTAAATTACCGTCTGTGCATCTTGCAGTTAAGGAATCCGAAACAGTGAATTATGAGATTGGGAACTTAATTCGCTGGAGAAAGTATTTTGGCAATGTTGTTGTGGTCATGTATGTCAGTGGGCCTGTGGAGCGAACTGCATTAGAGTGGAAATTACTTTATGGTAGGGTGTTTAAAACTGTGGTGATATTGTCCGACAGTGCTAAAGCAGATTTAGGTGTGGAGCAAGCCACACTGGACCAAGTATACAA GTACCTTCCCATAATATTTGATAGGTTTGCCACTGCAGAAGGATTCTTGTTCCTCCGGGATAATACCATTCTCAACTACTGGAACTTACTACAAGCAGATAAAGCTAAGCTGTGGATCACTGACAAG GTGCCTCAGTCTTGGACAACATTCTCAACTGAGGGAAAAGGCTCAGAATGGTTTTCTAAACAAGCAGACATGGTAAAGAAAGTTGTCCGCACCATGCCAGTTCATTTACAGGTCAACTACAGGGCAAGTGGCTCAAGTAAGCAGAGTCTCAAGGTCTGCAATTCGGAGGTGTTCTATATTCCTCGACAATTTGTCGGGGACTTTGTAGATCTTGTAGGTCTCGTTGGCAAGTTGGCCATCCATACTAAGGTAGCCATGCCCATGTTTTTCATGGCAATGGATTTGCCTTATAAGTATGACTCTGTGCTCAATACAATGATTTATAAGCCAGAGGCATCATTTAGCAACTATTCAAGCATTTATTCGGCCCAAGTCCCAGCCGTTTACCCATGGACAGTTTCCAGTGAGTTAGAATTTGTTGAACTCATAAGATCCATGGCAACCGGTGATCCACTTCTAATGGAGCTATTTTAA